Proteins from one Catenulispora sp. GP43 genomic window:
- a CDS encoding FAD-dependent monooxygenase, whose product MVVVGAGPTGMLLAGDLAEAGIPVTLLERRRPGLSNLSRALVVHATTLEAFDARDIAAPLIERGAPVQSLRLFDTAVVDVSELPTPYPYLLVVPQYETEAVLHERLERLGVEIRYESEVVGLRQDADGVTVTIRDGSGSREERAAYVVGTDGSRSSVRSLLGVEFPGHTVVASVMLVDAKLSQPPETRIATNTDGDKFAFVAPFKDGYHRIICWDQKHAKAETEPVELGEVREILRETLGTDFGMGEPRWSSRFHSDERQAEHYRVGRVFLAGDAAHTHSPAGGQGMNTGLLDAANLAWKLVAVLRGRADEALLDSYEAERYPVGSAVVKGSGRLLRAAQIKATPARKARNLAMHFALARPAVNRRLGFALSGLWISYAAPHGAHPLTGHRAGDVPLAGTPSRLLEALRGGGFVLVAPAYLHEPAAKAGVKTATATDGGPVRLVRPDGYIAWAADAPSAEDVARAIDAAGA is encoded by the coding sequence GTGGTCGTGGTCGGCGCCGGTCCCACCGGGATGCTGCTGGCCGGCGACCTGGCCGAGGCCGGGATCCCGGTGACGCTGCTGGAGCGCCGGCGTCCCGGCCTGTCCAACCTGAGCCGCGCCCTGGTCGTGCACGCCACGACCCTGGAGGCGTTCGACGCCAGGGACATCGCCGCGCCGCTGATCGAGCGGGGCGCGCCGGTCCAGTCGCTGCGGTTGTTCGACACCGCGGTGGTGGACGTCTCCGAGCTGCCGACGCCCTACCCGTACCTGCTGGTGGTGCCGCAGTACGAGACCGAGGCGGTGCTGCACGAGCGGCTGGAGCGGCTCGGCGTCGAGATCCGGTACGAGTCCGAGGTCGTGGGTCTGCGGCAGGACGCGGACGGCGTGACCGTGACCATCCGCGACGGGTCCGGCTCGCGGGAGGAGCGCGCCGCGTACGTCGTCGGCACCGACGGGAGCCGCAGCTCGGTGCGCTCGCTGCTGGGCGTGGAGTTCCCCGGCCACACCGTGGTGGCCTCGGTGATGCTGGTGGACGCCAAGCTGTCGCAGCCGCCGGAGACCCGCATCGCGACGAACACCGACGGCGACAAGTTCGCCTTCGTGGCCCCGTTCAAGGACGGCTACCACCGGATCATCTGCTGGGACCAGAAGCACGCCAAGGCCGAGACCGAGCCGGTCGAGCTCGGCGAGGTGCGCGAGATCCTGCGCGAGACGCTCGGGACGGACTTCGGCATGGGGGAGCCGCGCTGGTCCAGCCGCTTCCACAGCGACGAGCGGCAGGCCGAGCACTACCGCGTCGGCCGGGTCTTCCTGGCCGGCGACGCCGCGCACACGCACAGCCCGGCCGGCGGGCAGGGGATGAACACCGGGCTGCTGGACGCGGCGAACCTGGCGTGGAAGCTGGTCGCGGTCCTGCGGGGCCGCGCCGACGAGGCACTGCTGGACAGCTATGAGGCCGAGCGCTATCCGGTCGGCAGCGCGGTGGTCAAGGGATCAGGGCGGCTGCTGCGGGCGGCGCAGATCAAGGCCACTCCGGCGCGCAAGGCCCGGAACCTGGCGATGCACTTCGCCCTGGCGCGGCCGGCGGTGAACCGGAGGCTCGGTTTCGCCTTGTCGGGACTGTGGATCTCCTACGCCGCACCGCACGGCGCGCATCCGCTGACCGGTCATCGGGCCGGCGACGTGCCGCTGGCCGGCACCCCGTCCCGGCTGCTGGAAGCGCTGCGCGGCGGCGGATTCGTGCTCGTGGCGCCCGCGTACCTGCACGAACCCGCGGCGAAGGCCGGGGTGAAGACGGCGACGGCGACGGACGGCGGACCGGTGCGCCTGGTCCGTCCCGACGGCTACATCGCCTGGGCCGCCGACGCCCCGAGCGCCGAGGACGTCGCGCGGGCGATCGATGCGGCCGGCGCATGA
- a CDS encoding transcriptional regulator, with amino-acid sequence MKRREFVASAAAALTVAGAGESTAYGAEAPDRLPAAADPAGRAVPFDRQMVDGYEFITSQQRSLYYTVPPARMYSPAVAHAQLGAALLSGTGPQAQRSRLAGSLAEASLLAARLAFFDLKKAEPARMHYRNALVAAREADDHQLGSAILAHLAFIPAWDGKAGESRDLMRAAYAHAARGVSAVQRSWLHAVDAEIEARLGDQKRAVDLIGRAEEALSDADRSTVPDPEWLDYFDATRLNGFKGFCHINGGSPELAQEALLCSLMALKPNEAKQRTIVLADMADIHVRTKEIEQACTTLERALVNLDKHWYGIGWDRIYNVRRKMDTFDDTRSVRELDMRMNSSWGATMRLAT; translated from the coding sequence GTGAAGCGCCGAGAATTCGTCGCCAGCGCCGCCGCGGCGCTGACCGTGGCCGGGGCGGGTGAGAGCACCGCGTACGGGGCAGAAGCCCCCGACCGGCTGCCGGCCGCCGCCGACCCGGCCGGCCGCGCGGTCCCGTTCGACCGGCAGATGGTGGACGGTTATGAATTCATCACCAGTCAACAGCGATCGCTGTATTACACAGTCCCCCCGGCCCGCATGTACTCCCCGGCCGTCGCGCACGCCCAACTCGGGGCGGCGCTGCTGAGCGGCACCGGCCCGCAGGCCCAGCGCTCCCGGCTGGCCGGCTCGCTGGCCGAGGCCTCGCTGCTGGCCGCCCGGCTGGCGTTCTTCGACCTGAAGAAGGCCGAGCCGGCCCGCATGCACTACCGCAACGCCCTGGTCGCCGCGCGCGAGGCCGACGACCACCAGCTGGGCTCGGCGATCCTGGCCCACCTGGCCTTCATCCCGGCCTGGGACGGCAAGGCCGGCGAGTCCCGCGACCTGATGCGCGCCGCCTACGCGCACGCCGCGCGCGGTGTCAGCGCCGTCCAGCGCTCCTGGCTGCACGCCGTGGACGCCGAGATCGAGGCCCGCCTGGGCGACCAGAAGCGCGCGGTCGACCTGATCGGCCGGGCCGAGGAGGCGCTGTCGGACGCCGACCGCTCCACCGTCCCGGACCCCGAATGGCTGGACTACTTCGACGCCACCCGCCTGAACGGCTTCAAGGGCTTCTGCCACATCAACGGCGGCAGCCCGGAGCTGGCGCAGGAGGCGCTGCTGTGCTCGCTGATGGCGCTCAAGCCCAACGAGGCCAAGCAGCGCACGATCGTGCTGGCCGACATGGCCGACATCCACGTGCGCACCAAGGAGATCGAGCAGGCCTGCACCACGCTGGAGCGGGCCCTGGTCAACCTGGACAAGCACTGGTACGGCATCGGCTGGGACCGGATCTACAACGTGCGCCGCAAGATGGACACCTTCGATGACACGCGGTCGGTCCGCGAACTGGACATGCGGATGAACTCCTCCTGGGGCGCGACGATGCGCCTGGCGACCTGA
- a CDS encoding WhiB family transcriptional regulator gives MAQQTTVRGAVGPIPVRSSSARTAARIPPIAELKLGWQERGLCQSGDATVFFAPDSERIREREKRETAAKRVCDDCPVRQQCLEHALALPEQFGIWGGLTEVERAEEARRRRGAATGARPVVVPIRIGTQRDRGFADAQAATREGTEVAA, from the coding sequence ATGGCTCAGCAGACCACGGTGCGAGGAGCCGTCGGACCGATACCGGTCCGGTCGTCGTCGGCACGGACGGCGGCCCGGATCCCGCCGATCGCCGAGCTCAAGCTCGGTTGGCAGGAGCGCGGACTGTGCCAGTCCGGGGACGCGACGGTCTTCTTCGCGCCGGATTCGGAACGGATCCGCGAACGGGAGAAGCGTGAGACGGCCGCCAAGCGGGTGTGCGACGACTGTCCGGTCCGCCAGCAGTGCCTGGAGCACGCGCTGGCGCTGCCGGAGCAGTTCGGCATCTGGGGCGGACTGACCGAGGTGGAACGGGCGGAGGAGGCCCGCCGCCGCCGCGGTGCCGCGACCGGCGCGCGTCCGGTGGTGGTGCCGATCCGGATCGGCACGCAGCGCGACCGGGGATTCGCCGACGCACAGGCGGCCACCAGGGAGGGGACCGAAGTGGCGGCGTGA
- a CDS encoding TrmH family RNA methyltransferase, with translation MGELIEVTDPSDPRLHDYSGLTDVELRKVREPAEGLFLAEGEKVIRRALAAGYPMRSTLLSPKWVQAMRPLIDAVDAPVYVGSEPLLEAVTGFHVHRGALASMQRTPVLDAGSVLARAKRVVVMEDIVNHTNLGAIFRSAAALGMDAAVLTPSCADPLYRRSVRVSMGTVFALPYARLDSWPGGLATLAEHGFRTIALTPGPTAIDVRDLRFGPQDKVALLLGTEGDGLSDPALAAADMRVRIPMAAGVDSLNVAAAAAVACYAIGAAE, from the coding sequence GTGGGAGAACTGATCGAAGTCACCGACCCGTCCGACCCGCGGCTGCATGATTACTCCGGCCTCACCGACGTCGAGCTGCGCAAGGTCCGCGAACCCGCCGAGGGCCTGTTCCTGGCCGAGGGGGAGAAGGTGATCCGCCGCGCGCTGGCCGCCGGCTACCCGATGCGCTCGACGCTGCTGTCGCCGAAGTGGGTCCAGGCGATGCGGCCGCTGATCGACGCGGTGGACGCCCCGGTGTACGTCGGCAGCGAGCCGCTGCTGGAGGCGGTGACCGGCTTCCACGTCCACCGCGGCGCCCTGGCCTCGATGCAGCGCACCCCGGTCCTGGACGCCGGGAGTGTGCTGGCGCGGGCCAAGCGCGTCGTGGTCATGGAGGACATCGTCAACCACACCAATCTCGGCGCGATCTTCCGCAGCGCGGCGGCGCTCGGGATGGACGCCGCGGTGCTGACGCCGAGCTGCGCGGACCCGTTGTACCGCCGCTCGGTCCGGGTGTCGATGGGGACGGTGTTCGCGCTGCCCTACGCGCGGCTGGACTCCTGGCCCGGCGGCCTGGCGACGCTGGCCGAGCACGGTTTCCGCACCATCGCGCTGACGCCGGGCCCGACCGCGATCGACGTGCGGGACCTGCGGTTCGGTCCGCAGGACAAGGTGGCGCTGCTGCTGGGGACCGAGGGCGACGGCCTGTCCGATCCGGCTCTGGCCGCCGCCGATATGCGGGTCAGAATTCCCATGGCGGCCGGAGTGGATTCGTTGAATGTCGCGGCCGCCGCGGCCGTCGCGTGTTATGCGATCGGCGCCGCCGAATGA
- a CDS encoding TetR family transcriptional regulator, which yields MSTSTPGGPLTSERILEAAEETLRRFGPAKTSVVDVARALGVSHGSVYRHFPTKADLRDAVVDRWLQRMHPALAAVADGAGQAPERIRLLLWTLAETKWTRAQDDPEFFAAFAELAEDARTPVVAHIDFVVEQLTRVVAEGVERGEIASRDPRRTALAVFDAMAKFHNPAARAAWVRPEVDESFANVWALLRDGLLPRDSG from the coding sequence GTGAGTACCAGCACACCAGGCGGGCCCCTGACATCCGAGCGCATCCTGGAAGCGGCGGAGGAGACCCTGCGCCGCTTCGGCCCGGCCAAGACCAGCGTGGTCGACGTCGCGCGGGCGCTCGGGGTCAGCCACGGCTCGGTGTACCGGCACTTCCCGACCAAGGCGGACCTGCGGGACGCCGTGGTGGACCGCTGGCTCCAGCGGATGCACCCGGCGCTCGCGGCCGTCGCCGACGGCGCGGGGCAGGCCCCCGAGCGGATCCGGCTGCTGCTGTGGACGCTGGCGGAGACGAAGTGGACCCGGGCGCAGGACGACCCGGAGTTCTTCGCGGCGTTCGCCGAGCTGGCCGAGGACGCGCGCACCCCGGTCGTCGCGCACATCGACTTCGTCGTCGAGCAGCTGACCAGGGTGGTCGCCGAGGGGGTGGAGCGCGGCGAGATCGCCTCGCGGGACCCGAGGCGGACCGCGCTGGCGGTCTTCGACGCCATGGCCAAGTTCCACAACCCGGCGGCGCGCGCGGCGTGGGTCCGGCCGGAGGTCGACGAGTCCTTCGCGAACGTCTGGGCGCTGCTGCGCGACGGGCTGCTCCCGCGCGATTCCGGCTGA